The following are from one region of the Arachis duranensis cultivar V14167 chromosome 10, aradu.V14167.gnm2.J7QH, whole genome shotgun sequence genome:
- the LOC107471306 gene encoding uncharacterized protein LOC107471306 → MTEGLKKKAEQNYVRLFGENLDLKKELARCRDAFQDLEDSVAEGSKEAWRIFKEQVRVIAPNLDLSPLDPDKIVYDLVSQLGLPICLWVLYRGELMLDLHAGYQVSKGRVGELSAFIGGDGVGQGLNNFLDFAFANVSSDGMIKCPCPKCGFQLMQTKEDAYDHLLLRPFSPGYNIWLRHGEKPVEERPRLERVDENPIPQVNQMHQIVNKAFNFMMQHGSEDITTIKHVEDDEDVLPYLYEGPSHAARDFNDLLSDEEQELYPGCSKYSKLSFLVKLYHIKCMCGVSDKAMTMILDLLRNAFEQAKLLRTVYEARKTIRKLGIEYTKIDACPNDCMLYRGDDENLTMCKKCGCSRWKHPRDGETWKKFDAKYTNFLTDPRNVRLALVSDGFNPFGNMSTKYSIWPVILIPYNLSPWLCMKQTSFILSTLIPGPKMPGNDIDIYLQPLIDELKQLWNGVETYDAKKGNTFKMCVVLIWTISDFLGLGNLSGWNMHSGLSCPTCNLDAKLHQKWCFMGHQLFLNQGHKYRLYQNRFDGQVKGRDPPKKLSGTDVLRQQSNVHVSFGKSSTVTVKKDTMEHQMLRHNLNVMHIEKNVCDNVVFTILNDSGKSKDNLKARRDLQCMGIRPELWSGEGGKYPVIFAMSNSQRDVFLKTLQNVVFPDGYSSNVARCVDLQQRKLSGLKSHDCHFLMEQLLPILVKNALPSPVSNVIANLSSFFQELCGKAINSMQLAELQNHVVQILCQMKIIFPPSIFTVMVHLTVHLVDEVTLGGPIHYRWMYPIERYLGRLKQYVRNRAQPEGSIAEGYLFEEILTFYSKYLDNIETRINQPRRVDDEPVDVLHNSGGSMFPAIGKALGAVSHFELTPMKKHQAHCHVLVNCDVVVPMESTLHLKELKLLTCGPMIQARRFEAYNVNGYKFRTITKENGMKTQNSGVYVSSNTRSYASMRDNRLAVGDVPYYKKIVDIIKLNYSCSFTVVLFKCVWTDTTTSRGIKQHNLGLTSLNFSRPIHTRNREEDEPYILASEAQLVYYVDDEVAKDWSVVVHVKPRALYDMGEENEKVEVDFSS, encoded by the exons ATGACAGAGGGCCTTAAGAAAAAGGCGGAGCAAAATTACGTCAGGCTCTTTGGGGAGAACCTTGATTTGAAGAAGGAGTTAGCAAGATGTCGGGATGCTTTCCAGGACCTGGAGGATTCAGTGGCTGAGGGTTCGAAGGAGGCCTGGAGGATCTTTAAGGAGcaagtcagagttattgctcCTAACTTGGACCTTTCTCCTCTTGACCCTGACAAAATTGTG TATGACCTTGTTAGCCAGCTTGGCTTGCCCATTTGCTTGTGGGTGCTCTACCGAGGTGAACTaatgcttgatcttcatgctGGCTACCAGGTTTCTAAAGGTAGAGTTGGTGAACTGAGTGCCTTTATCGGTGGTGATGGAGTGGG GCAAGGACTGAATAACTTTTTAGACTTTGCGTTTGCGAATGTATCCTCCGATGGCATGATAAAGTGTCCATGTCCTAAATGCGGGTTTCAACTTATGCAAACAAAAGAGGATGCATATGACCATCTGTTGTTACGACCATTTTCCCCTGGATATAATATTTGGCTGCGTCATGGTGAAAAGCCGGTTGAAGAGAGACCTAGATTGGAACGAGTAGATGAAAATCCAATACCCCAAGTGAATCAAATGCACCAAATAGTCAACAAAGCATTCAATTTCATGATGCAACATGGGAGTGAGGACATCACAACAATCAAACATgtagaagatgatgaagacGTGTTACCGTACTTGTATGAAGGTCCAAGTCACGCGGCGCGGGATTTTAATGATCTACTGTCAGACGAAGAGCAAGAGTTATATCCTGGATGCTCAAAGTACTCCAAATTGTCGTTCCTAGTGAAGCTTTATCATATTAAGTGTATGTGCGGTGTGAGTGACAAGGCAATGACAATGATTCTTGACTTACTTCGGAACGCATTCGAACAAGCAAAACTGCTAAGGACAGTGTATGAAGCCAGGAAGACAATAAGAAAGTTGGGTATTGAATATACCAAGATAGATGCTTGTCCAAATGATTGTATGCTGTACCGAGGTGATGATGAGAACTTGACTATGTGCAAGAAATGTGGGTGTTCAAGATGGAA GCATCCAAGAGACGGTGAAACATGGAAAAAGTTTGATGCAAAGTATACTAATTTTTTGACGGATCCGCGCAATGTTCGCCTAGCCTTGGTGAGCGATGGATTTAATCCCTTTGGGAATATGAGCACAAAATACTCCATCTGGCCTGTGATTCTTATTCCGTATAATCTTTCTCCCTGGCTTTGCATGAAGCAGACATCTTTCATTCTATCCACGCTTATTCCTGGGCCGAAAATGCCAGGTAACGACATAGATATTTATTTGCAGCCTTTGATAGATGAGTTAAAGCAATTATGGAATGGTGTTGAAACATATGATGCCAAAAAGGGAAACACTTTCAAGATGTGTGTGGTACTGATATGGACTATCAGCGACTTTTTAGGATTGGGAAACCTATCTGGCTGGAATATGCACAGTGGGTTATCCTGTCCTACGTGTAACTTGGACGCTAAGCTACATCAAAAATGGTGCTTCATGGGCCATCAACTCTTTTTGAAtcagggacacaaatacagacTATACCAGAATAGATTTGATGGTCAGGTCAAAGGTAGAGATCCACCGAAGAAGCTATCCGGAACAGATGTATTGAGGCAACAGTCTAATGTGCATGTTTCATTTGGGAAGAGTTCAACTGTGACAGTAAAAAAAGACACAATG GAGCATCAGATGTTGCGTCACAACCTCAATGTGATGCATATAGAAAAAAACGTGTGTGACAATGTGGTCTTCACTATCTTAAACGATAGCGGCAAATCAAAAGACAATCTTAAAGCTCGTAGAGATTTACAATGCATGGGTATAAGGCCTGAATTATGGTCGGGGGAAGGTGGTAAATATCCTGTAATATTTGCGATGTCAAATTCACAGAGGGATGTATTCCTGAAGACTCTGCAGAATGTGGTATTTCCAGATGGTTACTCTAGCAATGTTGCTCGTTGTGTTGATTTGCAACAACGCAAGTTATCTGGGTTGAAAAGTCATGACTGTCATTTTTTGATGGAACAATTACTCCCAATTTTGGTGAAGAATGCACTTCCGAGTCCGGTGTCCAACGTGATTGCAAATTTGTCATCATTTTTTCAAGAACTTTGTGGAAAAGCCATAAACTCTATGCAGCTTGCTGAGCTTCAGAATCATGTTGTACAAATCTTGTGTcagatgaaaataatttttcctCCATCCATCTTCACCGTCATGGTTCACCTCACGGTGCATCTCGTTGATGAGGTTACTCTTGGTGGACCAATACATTATAGGTGGATGTATCCAATAGAAAG gtATTTAGGACGTCTGAAGCAATATGTTCGTAATAGGGCACAACCAGAAGGCTCAATTGCAGAAGGCTATTTATTTGAGGAAATCCTGACTTTCTATTCTAAGTATTTGGATAATATTGAAACTAGAATCAACCAACCAAGGCGAGTTGATGATGAGCCCGTTGATGTTCTTCATAATTCAGGGGGAAGTATGTTCCCAGCTATTGGAAAGGCATTAGGGGCTGTTTCGCATTTCGAACTCACTCCAATGAAAAAACATCAAGCTCATTGTCATGTGCTAGTCAACTGCGATGTCGTG GTTCCTATGGAAAGTACGCTTCATTTGAAAGAGCTAAAGTTGCTTACGTGCGGTCCCATGATTCAGGCAAGACGTTTTGAGGCGTACAATGTTAACGGGTACAAGTTTAGAACTATCACAAAGGAAAACGGGATGAAAACACAAAATAGTGGAGTATATGTATCATCTAATACAAGAAGTTATGCAAGCATGCGTGATAATAGATTGGCTGTTGGTGATGTTCCgtattacaaaaaaattgtagacataattaaattgaattacaGCTGTTCCTTCACAGTGGTATTGTTCAAATGTGTTTGGACTGATACCACTACCAGTAGAGGcatcaaacaacacaatttGGGGCTTACTAGCCTTAATTTCTCTCGTCCAATACACACTCGTAATCGTGAAGAAGATGAACCGTACATATTGGCATCGGAAGCTCAGCTTGTATACTATGTGGATGATGAAGTAGCTAAGGATTGGAGTGTTGTGGTTCATGTGAAACCAAGGGCTTTGTATGACATgggagaagagaatgaaaaagtTGAAGTTGATTTTTCTTCATAG
- the LOC107471390 gene encoding dehydration-responsive element-binding protein 1E, producing the protein MNIHNHHYSDDEVILASSMPKKRAGRRVFKETRHPVYRGVRRRNNNKWVCEIRVPNNVNNTRIWLGTYPTPEMAARAHDVAALALRGKSACLNFADSASRLQLPSSTDPEDIRRAAVEAAAAFAAEDSAQQEHQEQSVGECVVGIEEDVNKASEFEVNVVPAVSEFEDWHDLVMSMADEPLRSPPHPAFPRDGSNDVEIFDVGLPLWSFSI; encoded by the coding sequence ATGAacattcataatcatcattaCTCGGACGATGAAGTGATTCTGGCTTCGTCGATGCCGAAGAAGAGAGCGGGGAGGAGGGTGTTCAAGGAGACGAGGCACCCAGTGTACAGGGGAGTGCGGAGGAGGAACAACAACAAGTGGGTTTGCGAGATTCGTGTTCCGAACAACGTTAACAACACAAGGATATGGCTTGGAACTTATCCTACACCTGAAATGGCAGCACGTGCACACGATGTTGCTGCTCTTGCGCTTCGCGGCAAGTCCGCTTGCCTCAACTTCGCTGACTCTGCTTCGCGCTTGCAGCTTCCGTCTTCCACCGATCCGGAGGACATCAGGAGGGCTGCCGTTGAGGCTGCGGCGGCGTTCGCGGCGGAGGACAGCGCCCAGCAGGAGCATCAGGAGCAGAGTGTTGGGGAATGCGTGGTGGGGATTGAAGAGGATGTGAACAAGGCTTCTGAATTTGAGGTTAACGTTGTTCCGGCGGTTTCTGAATTTGAGGATTGGCATGATTTGGTTATGAGCATGGCGGATGAACCTCTAAGATCTCCTCCTCATCCTGCTTTTCCGAGAGATGGCAGTAATGACGTAGAGATATTCGATGTTGGTTTGCCACTCTGGAGCTTCTCCATTTGA